The following proteins are co-located in the Neisseria sp. Marseille-Q6792 genome:
- the accB gene encoding acetyl-CoA carboxylase biotin carboxyl carrier protein, with amino-acid sequence MDLRKLKKLIDLVEESGIAEIEVTEGEEKVRITRTIAAAPVYAAPAPAAAMTAAPAPAPVATTPTPAAAPAARDLSNAQKSPMVGTFYRAPGPNASAFVEVGQQVKAGDTLCIIEAMKLMNEIEAEKSGTVKEILVENGTPVEFGEPLFIIE; translated from the coding sequence ATGGATTTGCGCAAATTAAAAAAACTGATCGATCTGGTTGAAGAATCCGGTATTGCCGAAATCGAAGTAACCGAAGGCGAAGAAAAAGTCCGCATTACCCGAACCATCGCAGCAGCCCCGGTTTATGCCGCACCCGCACCTGCCGCAGCCATGACTGCCGCACCTGCACCGGCACCCGTCGCAACAACCCCCACGCCTGCCGCAGCACCTGCAGCCCGAGATTTGTCCAATGCGCAAAAATCACCTATGGTCGGTACGTTCTACCGCGCACCAGGCCCGAATGCCTCCGCATTTGTCGAAGTCGGACAACAAGTTAAAGCAGGCGACACCTTGTGCATCATCGAAGCGATGAAACTGATGAACGAAATTGAAGCCGAAAAATCCGGTACGGTCAAAGAAATCCTGGTCGAAAACGGTACCCCCGTCGAATTCGGCGAACCGCTCTTCATTATCGAATAA
- a CDS encoding acetyl-CoA carboxylase, giving the protein MPRIPNRPPAYFRQKLLFFNILLDICRQLRENKHIIMVIFRRWKNFSKPYSARFAPLPQAGCFLKNQRNSPPKNRQPLKEQKWICAN; this is encoded by the coding sequence ATACCTCGCATACCAAACCGACCTCCTGCATATTTCCGCCAAAAACTGCTGTTTTTTAATATTTTACTGGACATTTGCCGACAACTTCGGGAAAATAAACACATTATTATGGTTATTTTCCGCCGTTGGAAAAACTTTTCCAAACCCTATTCCGCCCGGTTTGCGCCGTTGCCGCAAGCCGGCTGTTTTCTGAAAAACCAACGCAACAGCCCGCCGAAAAACCGGCAGCCGTTAAAGGAACAAAAATGGATTTGCGCAAATTAA
- the queA gene encoding tRNA preQ1(34) S-adenosylmethionine ribosyltransferase-isomerase QueA, whose protein sequence is MDISDFDFTLPEKLIAQHPPEVRGSSRLLVALPDMPLQDRVFGDLPDYVGEGDVLVFNNTKVMKARLFGQKDSGGRIEALIERVLDSHTALAHIRSSKSPKPGMGLVFEGGIRAVMVERAGALFCLRFEGGQTVYELLEQNGHLPLPPYIERAADADDDSRYQTVYAKYQGAVAAPTAGLHFTEELLRRLKDKGAVTAEVTLHVGAGTFQPVRVEKIEEHKMHSEWFEVPSETVAAVEAAKARGNKVWAVGTTSMRALESAARATGRLKAGQGDTDIFITPGYRFNVVDRLVTNFHLPKSTLLMLVSAFSGMGHIRAVYRHAVEREYRFFSYGDAMVLGRNEGGGL, encoded by the coding sequence ATGGATATCTCAGATTTTGATTTTACCCTGCCCGAAAAGCTGATTGCCCAGCATCCGCCCGAAGTGCGCGGCAGCAGCCGCCTTTTGGTTGCGTTGCCGGATATGCCCCTGCAAGACCGGGTATTCGGCGATTTGCCCGATTATGTCGGCGAGGGCGACGTTTTGGTATTCAATAACACGAAGGTGATGAAGGCGCGGCTGTTTGGTCAAAAAGACAGCGGGGGCAGAATCGAGGCTTTGATTGAGCGTGTTTTAGACAGTCATACCGCACTGGCGCATATCCGTTCGTCCAAGTCCCCCAAGCCCGGTATGGGCCTGGTGTTTGAAGGCGGTATTCGTGCCGTGATGGTCGAGCGTGCAGGAGCGTTATTCTGTTTGCGTTTTGAAGGCGGTCAAACCGTTTACGAACTTTTGGAACAGAACGGCCATTTGCCTCTGCCGCCTTATATCGAACGTGCCGCCGATGCGGATGACGACAGCCGTTATCAAACCGTTTATGCCAAATATCAGGGTGCGGTCGCCGCGCCGACGGCGGGCCTGCATTTTACGGAAGAACTTTTGCGCCGCCTGAAAGACAAAGGCGCGGTAACCGCAGAAGTAACCCTGCACGTCGGTGCGGGAACATTCCAACCCGTGCGTGTGGAAAAAATCGAAGAACACAAAATGCACAGCGAATGGTTTGAAGTGCCGTCTGAAACCGTCGCCGCCGTTGAGGCGGCAAAAGCCCGGGGGAACAAAGTCTGGGCGGTCGGCACGACTTCCATGCGCGCCCTTGAGTCCGCCGCGCGTGCGACGGGTCGTCTGAAAGCGGGACAGGGCGACACCGATATTTTCATCACGCCGGGCTACCGTTTTAATGTTGTCGACAGGCTGGTTACCAATTTTCATTTGCCGAAATCAACGCTGCTGATGTTGGTCAGCGCGTTTTCGGGTATGGGTCATATCCGCGCCGTGTATCGTCATGCGGTTGAACGTGAATACCGTTTCTTCAGCTACGGCGATGCGATGGTTTTGGGGCGGAACGAAGGGGGCGGACTTTAA